A genomic window from Plasmodium malariae genome assembly, chromosome: 10 includes:
- the PmUG01_10022100 gene encoding 50S ribosomal protein L17, apicoplast, putative gives MKTCILFFFLCKNILAFILKKDVSRNCIINKINFKNTLNKRNSLLLVHKNSNFRKLGRPRAQRRALLRALTTSLLRHGKIVTTEAKAKEARKKVERIITYAKKHDNNRQYAYRLIANYVFDRELALNVVRQAPIKYKERNGGYTKIKLLPRSRKGDAARMATLELL, from the exons atgaagacttgtattttatttttttttttatgcaaaaaCATATTagcttttatattaaaaaaggatgTATCAAGAaattgtataataaataaaattaattttaaaaatactctaaacaaaagaaatagCTTATTATTAGTCCACAAAAACTCAAACTTCCGGAAATTAGGGAGACCGAGAGCCCAAAGGAGAGCCCTGCTTAGAGCCTTAACAACTAGT CTTCTAAGGCACGGAAAAATTGTAACAACAGAAGCAAAAGCAAAGGAGGCTAGAAAAAAAGTGGAAAGGATAATAACATATGCAAAAAAGCACGACAACAATCGACAGTATGCATATAGGTTAATAGCTAACTATGTGTTTGATAGAGAATTAGCCCTAAATGTAGTTAGGCAG GCCCCTATAAAATACAAGGAAAGAAATGGTGGatacacaaaaataaaacttttacCCAGAAGTAGAAAAGGAGATGCAGCAAGGATGGCTACGTTGGAACTTTTGTAG